The genomic stretch atatatatatatatatatataatatattccatAATACtccaaaaacacaatttacaatttacacttttcaacataattaaattaaattaaagactCACCGATAGCCGGCAGCGAGACAAGAGTCCAAATTATAAGCAGCGATCTCATTATCGGGCTGATGCGAAAAAGTTACATCAAAATCACGAATTGCGCGTCAAATTATTTTCGGACAGAAAAGTTCTGGTCTTGGTCTCGACGTTTgagaaatatatgtatatatatatatatgtatctgttCAGAGGAGGAAGTGACGCTTAGAGTTTTGCGGTGGTCAAAATGGGCAATATGGAACTAAGCGAGAATGAGAAGGGAAGTGAGAGAAGACTTTTCCACGACAATAATTCAAAGTATTTCGTTGGTGCCTCTGGACACTTATCGAATTATTTTGGTCTTTATGAGCGCcaagtgaaaacaaataaaaaattaaaaaaaaaaaaaaaaaagcataaatattttttttttcttttgttttgatttcggatttaacttaaatcacacaaacaaaaacacagttaacaGTTTTAAAAGCGTACTTTCAAAtatgatttataaatattgaaaacgcGTATCACAGATTCGACATTTAAAGTCAATATGTCAataaaatctgggaaaaaaaatgtttcagtaattCAAAATAAACTTCAGGACTCAACATTTTTCCGACACGTTAAATCTGGGAATCGAACAAATAAATCCGTGAAAAACAATAGATAAATAATATGaggaattcaatgttttattttgctatatatatatgtgtgtgtgtgtgtgtgtgtatctatatatcttATCTCTagtagatatatacatatatatgttcaCACACatcatattatgtgtgtgtgtgtgtgtgtgtgtgtgtgtgtgtatctatctatcgctctctctctatatatatatgtgtgtgtgtgtgtgtatctatctatcgctctctctctctctctctctctctcctctctcctctcgtgcagatatattatctatatatatctggTTGCTTGTGAGGACTATCACACACATAATATAGTGGGAGATtcgacatatacacacacacaaaaatatagatagatacagatagtCTAGCGCTAGATCCTAATATCAGCGACACAtgttcatatctatctatctatctatctatctatctatctctatatattaGACTAACACACTGCTAATATATAGAAGCTTGCAGAGAGATACTAGaaggagaggtgagagagaggaggaggaccTAGATCATAATTTCAATATAcgctatagatatatatatatatatctattatataggttaagatatatatatctatatatatatatggtgtgtgtgtgctaatCTATACATACACAAATAGGTGTGGTGTGATATCTATCTCCCCTCTCCCTTTTCTAGAGTATTTCGGATTAACTTAGATacatataacatattatatatatattacccgaCAGTTTTCACGCGTACTTTCCACATATGATTTCATAGCATAGATAGCGTTCATCCGATTCGCCATTTAAAGTTCCATATGTCCTAAATAGAAAAAACATGACTAGATAGATAGGGTAGGCATCCCACACCTCCCCCATAGATAAATAGGGGACAtcgatatatgtgtgtgtgtgtatagatcttagtatctatctatctatctatctatctatctatctatcgccTCTGTGTATATGACTATATAATTACTACACTCGATAGATAGGATAGAGATCAGGGCCATGTGGTGGTGTGTAACAAAGATAGTAATAGATATCTATCGATAGATTAGGGAGATATATACACCACTAcacatatctgtgtgtgtgtatatctatctctatctatatgTGGAGATATCTATACTTCTATATACCCGGCGATAGATAGATGTGGTGTgtggatctatctatctatctatctatctatctatctatctatctatctatctatctatctatctatctatctcctatctatctatctatatatatgtatgtgtgtatgataTTATCCCTCGATATAGTGACTCTATATACTAtctatgattgtgtgtgtgtgtctatctatctatctatctatctatccctctatatatgtgtgtgtgtgtatatctatctatctatctatctatacagtaTAATGTTCGTTTGTCTATATATACGTGGTGGCTGATAGCAGCTTCAGCAATGAAGCCTTTCTGTTCTGCGGTGAAACATGTTAGATGTGTTGTTGCTTGCTGTTTGCTGTGCGGTTAGCTTGCAAGGGTGCCTGTTGCATAGCTGAAAACATGCGAGCATGCATAGATTATCACGGCAAACTGTGTGGAGGGGACCTTTCAAAGCTTGCTTCCGATGTTTCCTATTGTAAGGAGGCTAATCTGTGAGGAATTTACTAGGAATTTAACGAAGCAAGCAATCGCTTCCCAGAGTGCGTTTTCACAAATTTCAGGTCGTGCTGCTTTGTCCTGAGTGAGGTAACTAAGCAGCATTGTTTacatgcctattttttttttcacgacGGAATCTAGCTTACCCTCTctacataattaattatatattttatttactgtttccaACTCCAGTCAgataaaactccacacagggGTGAATAgacgacaacaaactaaatatttaggcACTTTcagttgcagttttgtttttttagcaatcTTTAGTTCACATTGATCTGAATCTTTCAAAACTTGTGATCACAGCAACTCGAAGCTAATTTGAAGTGCAGTAGTAGcgaatccccccccccaaaaaaaaaagaatttttgcacagcagtgaatATACCGATACTTGCTTTCAAAATTGatttttgtgttcatttgttCAAAAAcgacaataagaaaaaaaaaacactatatatatatagaggtcgTCACTTAGAGAtaacatagatagatagataaatagatagatacacaagactttttgcacaatatatttttGTGATATAGCGAAAGATATACTATCGAAAGAtagatacacacatatatatatatatatagagagagagagagatagatagatacacacacacacacacacacacacacatatatatatatagagagagagcgatagatagatacacacacacacacacacacacacacacacacatatattactaTCTCGCTATAGAGAGCGGTAAGATAGATATCAATCACCTatctttataaattatatatgtaGAGAGAGCTCTGTGTTGTAGTTAGATACACACTCACAGATATATAGATGTGAGTGCTGTGGTGtggtacacacacatatatatagacgAGAGACGAGAGCGATAGATCGATagtagatacacacacacacacacacacacacaacatatatatagaGAGCgatagatacatacacacacacacacacacacacacacacacacatatatatataggatagatCGAATACCACAGCTATTATCTATATAGATTGTTAAGTGAGCGAGTGAGTGCGATGTGTATAGTAGCaatgtcacacacacaacacacccacaTATATTAGAGAGCGATCTAATctaacagatacacacacacacacacacacacacacacatatatatatagagagagagagagatagatagatacacacacacacacacacacacacacacacacacacacagatagatatcACACTCGCCAcgcacaccacccacacacacatatagcgatagatagaacacacacacacgagaacacaaacccacacaaacataTTATCTCGAGGAGAGAGCggatagatagagacagacacacaccccacacacacacacacacatatatatagagagagcgatagatagacacacacacacacacacacacacatatatatatatagagagagagatagatagatacacacacacacaccacacacacacacacacatatatatatatagagagagagcgatagatagacacacacacacacacacacacacacacacatatagagagcgatagatagatacacacacacacacacacacacacacacacatatatatatagagatagagagagcgatagatagaacacacacacacacacacacacacacacatatatatagagatTCTATCTCGCTATAGATAtgataccacacacacacacacacacacaacacatatatatagagagcgatagatagatacacacacacacacacacacacacacacacacacacatatatatagagcCGAGccgatagatagatacacacaacacaacacacacatctgtatatatatagaggGAGATCTCTTTTTTTGAGAGCGAGACACGATagatacacacaacacacacacacacacacacacacacacacaaacatatatatagatagcgatagatagatacacacacacacacacacacacacacacacacatatatatagagagcgatagatagatacacacacacacacacacatatatatatatatatatatagagagagagagagatagatagatacacacacacacacacacacacacacacacacatatatatatagagagcgATATTCTAtgagatagatacacacacacacacacacacacacacacacacacacatatatatagagagcgatagatagatacacacacacacacacacatatatatatatatagagagagagagagatagatagatacacacacacacacacacacacacacacacacacacacacacacatatatatatatagagagagagagagagcgattagatagatcacacacacacacacacacacacacacacacacacacacatatatatagcaaaataaaaaattgaattcCTTATATTATTTATCTATTGTTTGTCACGGATTTATTTGTTCGATTGCCAGATTTAACGTGTCAGAAAAATGTTGAGTCCTGAAGTTTATTTTGaattactgaaacattttttttcccagattttatTGACATATTGACTTTAAATGTCGAATCTGTGATACGCGTTTTCAGTATTTATAAATCATATTTGAAAGTACGCTTTTAAAACtgttaactgtgtttttgtttgtgtgatttaagttaaatccgaaatcaaaacaaaagaaaaaaaaaatatttatgctttttttttttttttttttttttttttttttttatttgttttcacttgGCGCTCATAAAGACCAAAATAATTCGATAAGTGTCCAGAGGCACCAAcgaaatacttttgaattattgTCGTGGAAAAGTCTTCTCTCACTTCCCTTCTCATTCTCGCTTAGTTCCATATTGCCCATTTTGACCACCGCAAAACTCTAAGCGTCACTTCCTCCTCTGaacagatacatatatatatatatacatatatatatatatatatatatatatatatatatatacatatatttctcAAACGTCGAGACCAAGACCAGAACTTTTCTGTCCGAAAATAATTTGACGCGCAATTCGTGATTTTGATGTAACTTTTTCGCATCAGCCCGATAATGAGATCACTGCTTATAATTTGGACTCTTGTCTCGCTGCCGGCTATCGGTGagtctttaatttaatttaattatgttgaaaagtgtaaattgtaaattgtgtttttggagtattatggaatatatatatacacacacacacacacacacagttcctgttgttGTTAACTTgtctttaatatttcatttttaataaaggaggaattgtattgaaaaatTATCGGTTGTCCCCACGGAGTAAATGACAcccaaaatagtaaataaatatataaaatctaaaaAGAAGACAGTAACATTTGAAGCGACTTACTCTGTGCTAACTTACACCACAAGTTCTTCTTTTTCGTAGAGCATGTGGCCCCTAGtcctgaacaaacagccacacgcacacgcacaagcacacgcacacatacacgcacacctACCTCTATATACATCACACTCTTTCGAACAAATCGATGAGGACTTTAACtgatttactgattttttttttttttttaaagcaacagttCAAAGAAGGAACAGCGtatgaaaaaaagataaaatatagAAGGGGCCCtcaaagtttattttactgtattttatttactttatttacagtagCTCCGCGAAAATGAATCGAAAAACACAAACCTGCCCGTACGCTAGTGGGATAGTTACAGTTTACTGCAGGCGAAATCGTTAATAATGTTTccttggttttttgttttttttgaaatGGGTTTTGACTCCTTGCATTAAAGGAACATGCCTTTTTCTCCAGAGCAGAGAAATCGTTTTGGCATGCAAGTTCGTCCAGGTGTTCATGTGCTAGATTTCTGTACCCTTTGGAATTCTGCCTCCTATAGATTCCTGCACCCTATGGAATTCTGTATCCTATAGATTTCTATACCCTATGGAATTCTGTACCCTGATGGTTCCACTCCGacacagttgtgttttttgtttttcaaagatcgCTTGAACGCTTGATGTTTCGGATCAATATTTACttgtaatacaatgaaaatgtgttttatgttacAATGCGAACGCAccaagcccccctcccccccccccccggacgcTCGTCCCAGAGGGGGTTTCCAATTTTACTAATAGAGCTCGCCCGCTCAGGGGGCATGAAGAGGCGATCCAGGTCCTTTGTATTCTGCCCGAGTGCTTCTGTCCTAGGGTTTTCCTCCGATCATTTCCCCTGTAAGCTGCCTTTCGAGATGCGAGTATACGTACCGCTAACTCTGCCCTATTCTAACACCCCTGGCTCACGCCCCGTGAATTACAAAAAAAGCAGTATACGATTTTAATCAAGAGTTTGGTGCATCGAGCAACGCAGGAGACTGAACGTAGGCCTACTGTATATCCAGAAAAGCAGCGGTGTTAAATTTTGATCGCAtaattagttttgtcttgtttgcaGTGTTTGTCAGTGTTTGAATTGTGAAACGGTGATTAATATCCCGCGTTTAACCTCAGACAGCTCAAGCGTCATTCGGGCCAATGTGACCAGGTTCTGCTCTGGGGAAGTCATGGTTTATCGTGACGGCCAGTTGGGGGCGTTGTGCGGTGATGGCTGGACCATGAGCGGTGCCCAGTTTGTGTGCAGAGAGCTGGGCTGTGGTAAAGCTGAATCTGCTCCAGTACTAGCAAAGAGTGGAGAAGGGGATTTTCCTGGCTGGGTGTACAATACAACATGCACAGGCTCCGAGTCCTTTCTCGATCAATGCCTGACTCTTCCTCTCAAAGGAGATAGCTGCCGCCCCGAGGATCATGCTGGAGTTGTTTGTTCAGGTAATGGTAAACCTTTTGTATTTGAGTCGACACAAATACTGTAAACACTCACAAATTAAAATACGTTCTTTAAATGAATTTGCCAAGTCCATGTAATCATGTATTCAAATAGCTGATAATTGCGCTGTGCTGTACACTTTCCAATACAGCAGTATATGAAAAAGGAAGATTTGAAGAGGTTAACTCGATGTCAGAGGTTGAAGCCGATATAATCTTTActtgttgttgtgtttgtgtatattgtTAGTAGGTTTGCCAACATCTTGGTTTGAGATATAAACATGAATTCGTCTTTCTTTTTCCAGATTCCTCAAAGAAACCTGACCTCGCAGTGAGTCTTGTGAAATCAGGTGAACTGTCTCTCCAGTGTGTGTGGCCGGGTGAATggcacaacaaaaacacatttatcctGCTTAAAAATAAAGAGAGAGTGGATAAGGGTAACAACGACACATTTTACATCAAAAGCGAGAGAAACGGTAGCGGGAACTACCAGTGCAAGGTCCGCAAAAAAGGACAATCCTCAGATTCCAGCGTCATCCAGCAAGTCACAATAATAGGTAACTTTGagctatttctgttttcattattggagtttattttttgtttgctccaCGCTTGAGAGGGTTTGACTCCACTTCGACTGTCTACTGCTGAGATTATTATAAACTAAAACCTCTGCGTGGTGTCCCTCTCCCAGCTGCTCCCGTGCTGTCTGTGAGAGGAGGGGACGCGACGCTGCATTGCGGCCTCAGCAGCGCGCATCAGAGCCCTGGCTCGTTTGTTCTTTACCGGGACCGGGAGGTTGTGCTGGAGCAGCGCGTACCCGGAGGAGACCAGACCTGCGCCTTCAACTTCACCCTCAGTACAACACACGGACAGCAGGGGGAGTACTCATGCAGCTATTACACACAGTCACCGAGCGCATGGGTGTTTACAGAACAGTCTGAACCTGTCAGTATACCTGTACACGGTAAGCTAATAAGGTGTGCACAGCACTtatggcaaataataataataataataataataataataataataaatctcaaaaaaaaaaaaaaaaagtgtcttcctGAGTAtatatcatgatatatatatatatatatatatatatatatatatatatatatatatatatatatatattatatatatacactaacgTTAAACCTAAGATGTTTCTTGGTTTAACACAAAGAAGCACGATTCAAAATGAGAGCTATGCTTTACGACTCTATGCAAAATTGCTGAATAATTTGAACTTGCGATTAAATTGAACGCTGTACGCAATTTCTGTCTTAAAgcaatttttgtaaaaaaaaaaaacatgattacttcTAAAACAGAAgcatgcatatattatattaataataatataataataataataatataataataataatatataaattatatataaataaacaaataaaataacgtTCTGCTCGCCTCTAACCGCACAAGAAAGTCTGACACATGTTTGAAAAGCCTTTTTTATCGATCCAAACGTGTTTTCACAAACAGGTCCTTACAATTGGATCGCTATCGGAGGTGGTTCCGCAGCAGCTCTGCTGTTTATCTTGTGTCTTGCAGTTTTGTGTATCCTCAGAGTCAAACGAGGTC from Polyodon spathula isolate WHYD16114869_AA chromosome 43, ASM1765450v1, whole genome shotgun sequence encodes the following:
- the LOC121305544 gene encoding uncharacterized protein LOC121305544 isoform X1, with the protein product MRSLLIIWTLVSLPAIDSSSVIRANVTRFCSGEVMVYRDGQLGALCGDGWTMSGAQFVCRELGCGKAESAPVLAKSGEGDFPGWVYNTTCTGSESFLDQCLTLPLKGDSCRPEDHAGVVCSDSSKKPDLAVSLVKSGELSLQCVWPGEWHNKNTFILLKNKERVDKGNNDTFYIKSERNGSGNYQCKVRKKGQSSDSSVIQQVTIIAAPVLSVRGGDATLHCGLSSAHQSPGSFVLYRDREVVLEQRVPGGDQTCAFNFTLSTTHGQQGEYSCSYYTQSPSAWVFTEQSEPVSIPVHGPYNWIAIGGGSAAALLFILCLAVLCILRVKRGPTSNAREQDLVYATLNPDALRKKDPTTPVVNEEPLLYAAVVVKEKPTQ
- the LOC121305544 gene encoding uncharacterized protein LOC121305544 isoform X2, whose amino-acid sequence is MRSLLIIWTLVSLPAIDSSKKPDLAVSLVKSGELSLQCVWPGEWHNKNTFILLKNKERVDKGNNDTFYIKSERNGSGNYQCKVRKKGQSSDSSVIQQVTIIAAPVLSVRGGDATLHCGLSSAHQSPGSFVLYRDREVVLEQRVPGGDQTCAFNFTLSTTHGQQGEYSCSYYTQSPSAWVFTEQSEPVSIPVHGPYNWIAIGGGSAAALLFILCLAVLCILRVKRGPTSNAREQDLVYATLNPDALRKKDPTTPVVNEEPLLYAAVVVKEKPTQ